The following proteins are co-located in the Montipora foliosa isolate CH-2021 unplaced genomic scaffold, ASM3666993v2 scaffold_395, whole genome shotgun sequence genome:
- the LOC137987910 gene encoding uncharacterized protein, which produces MPNDQIQSEGSSASAEVFQTSSGDSGGNSAAVDQVFSMFKDFLEKILEDKGKQIEHRSKLDKEVVQLKFKGNQKQFELNAELDTILESTEYESDELASAPKMKNVLRRQGKLRVARDAKKNNSPVIVERNQELLWALIINFFVAVETLLATSSAVSNAANLDTGLSTANPCSGREVTSPLATILSLESPTTSQPQANQLNKSNDDALAQVKLSLPGL; this is translated from the exons ATGCCCAACGACCAGATACAGAGCGAAGGTTCGTCCGCTTCGGCTGAAGTATTCCAAACGTCTTCGGGTGACAGTGGAGGCAACTCAGCAGCCGTTGATCAAGTCTTTTCCATGTTCAAAGATTTTCTTGAGAAAATAttagaagacaaaggaaagcaaatCGAGCATAGAAGTAAGTTAGATAAAGAAGTTGTGCAGCTAAAGTTCAAAGGAAACCAGAAACAATTTGAGCTTAATGCCGAGCTGGATACCATTTTGGAAAGTA CCGAGTACGAGTCAGACGAACTTGCATCGGCTCCGAAGATGAAAAACGTCTTAAGAAGGCAAGGGAAGCTGCGAGTCGCAAGAGACGCCAAAAAGAACAACTCTCCAGTGATCGTGGAAAGAAACCAAGAATTGCTTTGGGCACTGATAATCAACTTTTTCGTG GCCGTAGAGACGCTTTTGGCGACTTCTTCCGCTGTTTCAAATGCGGCAAATTTGGACACTGGGCTAAGCACTGCCAATCCTTGTTCTGGCCGGGAAGTTACCAGCCCCTTAGCTACAATTCTTTCCCTGGAATCTCCTACAACAAGCCAACCTCAGGCCAATCAGCTCAACAAAAGCAATGATGATGCCTTGGCGCAG GTCAAGTTATCTCTACCTGGCCTGTAG